A region of Lycium barbarum isolate Lr01 chromosome 1, ASM1917538v2, whole genome shotgun sequence DNA encodes the following proteins:
- the LOC132641472 gene encoding NAC domain-containing protein 2-like, whose protein sequence is MTAAELQLPPGFRFHPTDEELVMHYLCRKCASQPIAVPIVAEIDLYKYDPWDLPDLALYGEKEWYFFSPRDRKYPNGSRPNRAAGTGYWKATGADKPIGNPKAVGIKKALVFYAGKAPKGEKTNWIMHEYRLAYVDRSARKNNNSSRLDDWVLCRIYNKKGSIEKINRKMNTDVYMDKVESPVDRKPEILPPLPPPTQQVNNDFLYLDPSDSVPKIHSDSSCSERVYSPEFTCEREVQSEPKLTDWEKATLELPFNYMDATTGATTVDNSLLGSQFQSSYQMSPLQDMFMHLQKPF, encoded by the exons atgacagcaGCAGAGTTGCAGTTACCTCCAGGTTTCAGATTTCACCCAACTGATGAAGAGCTTGTGATGCATTATTTATGCCGAAAATGCGCCTCTCAGCCAATTGCTGTACCAATTGTAGCTGAAATTGACCTCTACAAGTATGACCCTTGGGATCTTCCAG aTTTGGCATTGTATGGAGAGAAAGAATGGTACTTCTTTTCACCTCGAGATCGGAAGTATCCGAATGGTTCACGCCCAAATCGAGCTGCCGGAACCGGTTACTGGAAAGCTACCGGTGCCGATAAGCCGATCGGAAACCCGAAAGCAGTTGGCATTAAGAAAGCATTGGTGTTTTACGCTGGCAAGGCACCTAAAGGAGAGAAGACTAATTGGATCATGCATGAATATCGCCTTGCTTATGTTGATCGATCTGCTCGTAAGAATAACAACAGCTCAAGG CTGGATGATTGGGTTTTATGCCGAATATACAACAAAAAGGGATCTATTGAGAAGATTAACCGGAAAATGAACACAGACGTCTATATGGATAAGGTTGAATCTCCAGTTGATAGAAAACCGGAGATTCTGCCACCACTACCGCCGCCAACTCAGCAAGTGAATAATGATTTCCTCTATTTAGATCCATCGGATTCAGTTCCAAAGATCCACTCTGATTCGAGCTGCTCGGAACGCGTGTATTCGCCAGAGTTCACGTGCGAGAGGGAAGTTCAAAGTGAGCCAAAGTTAACTGACTGGGAAAAAGCTACCCTTGAACTTCCATTTAATTACATGGATGCCACTACTGGTGCTACTACAGTGGATAATAGCTTGTTAGGTTCTCAATTTCAGAGCAGTTATCAGATGTCGCCGCTGCAGGATATGTTCATGCACCTGCAAAAACCTTTTTAA
- the LOC132611693 gene encoding ras-related protein Rab-2-A-like yields MLYYKYLFKFIIVGETGVGKTCLLFQYTTARFNPVHEVTVGSGYGSRMIAIDDKPIKLQLWDTAGTEQFRAITRSYYRGAVGALLVYDVTQRNTFKKLSSWLDDIRKEGGESLTVTVVANKCDVDKGIRVVSEEEGKEFARVNGCSFMEVSARTGVQVEEVFDMTANEIYKKIGKGVFGEVEESPVIRIGNWREKKIEVAVTKRFSSCCG; encoded by the coding sequence ATGTTGTATTACAAGTATCTGTTCAAGTTCATCATAGTAGGCGAAACCGGAGTAGGAAAAACCTGCCTCCTTTTCCAGTACACAACTGCACGATTCAATCCGGTTCACGAGGTCACTGTCGGGTCCGGATACGGATCAAGAATGATCGCCATAGACGATAAGCCAATAAAGTTACAATTATGGGACACAGCAGGAACAGAACAGTTCAGAGCAATAACAAGATCTTATTACAGAGGCGCTGTTGGAGCTTTACTAGTTTACGACGTTACTCAAAGAAATACGTTCAAGAAACTTTCAAGTTGGTTGGATGATATACGTAAAGAAGGTGGTGAGAGTTTGACGGTAACGGTGGTGGCGAATAAGTGTGATGTTGATAAGGGAATTAGGGTTGTTAGTGAAGAGGAAGGTAAGGAATTTGCGAGGGTTAATGGTTGTTCGTTTATGGAAGTTTCTGCTAGAACGGGGGTGCAAGTTGAGGAGGTATTTGATATGACGGCTAACGAAATATATAAGAAGATTGGAAAAGGGGTGTTTGGGGAGGTTGAGGAATCTCCAGTAATTAGAATTGGTAATTGGAGAGAAAAAAAGATTGAAGTTGCTGTTACTAAAAGATTTAGCTCATGTTGTGGTTGA